In Acidobacteriota bacterium, one genomic interval encodes:
- a CDS encoding beta-ketoacyl-[acyl-carrier-protein] synthase family protein: MSDTRVAITGIGMICALGTQRQAVWDHMLAGHCGIGPVSLFDTEGYRSRIAAEVDLSDVQARFTPYQRRRWSRSDMMGVVAAQDALDDAGLLDGRVDRTRIGVMLGAGTGDLVRNESYYFDMRRKGIDHARPTWIHGHFSSTPVDVIAAYFGIEGVRSCLMAACSSSTIAIGQAVDAIRRGRADAVLAGGTDALSRLTFAGFNALRLMDPQPCRPFDAGRQGMNIGEGAAILVLEDWHRARHRGAHVYAELAGYAFTCEAHHPTAPEPEGRAIASTIRAALADAAVDAADVTHVNTHGTATPQNDKAEARGVRVVFGDRTSSLPVTSLKAMIGHCLGAAGAMEAAALAMTIDRGVIPPTINHATPDPDCAVDLVANEPREVAVPCAVSTSLAFGGNDSALVLRRA, from the coding sequence ATGTCAGACACGAGAGTGGCCATCACGGGCATCGGGATGATCTGCGCGCTGGGAACGCAGCGGCAGGCCGTGTGGGACCACATGCTTGCCGGCCATTGCGGCATCGGCCCTGTCTCGCTGTTCGACACGGAGGGATACCGCAGTCGCATCGCGGCGGAGGTGGATCTGTCGGACGTACAGGCGCGGTTCACGCCGTATCAGCGCCGGCGATGGTCACGCAGCGACATGATGGGCGTGGTGGCCGCGCAGGACGCGCTGGACGATGCGGGCCTGCTCGATGGACGTGTGGACCGCACGCGCATCGGCGTGATGCTGGGGGCCGGCACCGGCGACCTCGTGCGCAACGAGTCGTACTACTTCGACATGCGCCGCAAGGGCATCGACCACGCGCGGCCCACCTGGATTCACGGACACTTCTCGAGCACGCCCGTCGACGTCATCGCCGCGTACTTCGGCATCGAGGGCGTTCGCTCGTGCCTGATGGCCGCGTGCTCGTCGAGCACGATCGCCATCGGCCAGGCCGTCGACGCGATCAGGCGCGGACGTGCCGACGCCGTGCTGGCGGGTGGCACAGACGCGCTGTCGCGGTTGACGTTCGCGGGATTCAACGCGCTCCGGTTGATGGATCCCCAGCCGTGCCGTCCGTTCGACGCGGGCCGCCAGGGCATGAACATCGGCGAGGGCGCCGCCATCCTCGTGCTCGAGGACTGGCATCGAGCGCGTCACCGCGGCGCGCACGTCTACGCGGAACTCGCGGGTTACGCATTCACCTGCGAGGCCCATCACCCGACGGCTCCCGAGCCAGAGGGCCGTGCGATTGCCTCGACCATCAGGGCCGCGCTCGCCGATGCGGCGGTCGATGCGGCAGACGTGACGCACGTGAACACGCACGGCACGGCGACGCCGCAGAACGACAAGGCCGAGGCCCGTGGCGTGCGCGTGGTCTTCGGCGATCGAACATCCTCCCTCCCGGTGACGTCATTGAAGGCGATGATCGGCCACTGCCTCGGCGCCGCCGGTGCCATGGAGGCCGCGGCCCTGGCGATGACCATCGACAGGGGCGTCATTCCGCCGACCATCAACCACGCGACGCCGGACCCCGACTGCGCGGTGGATCTCGTGGCCAACGAGCCGCGCGAGGTCGCCGTGCCGTGCGCCGTGTCCACGTCGCTCGCGTTCGGCGGCAACGACTCCGCGCTCGTGCTGCGGCGCGCATGA